Part of the Pyrobaculum calidifontis JCM 11548 genome, GCACTAGGGAGAGGCCCAACTGCGGCCAATGCCCCCTAAGAGAGGTGTGCAAGGCGCACAAGCTGGGCCGCTACCCCCCAGAGCACCTCCACTTAGCCACATGGTACTATTAATAGATATGAGGTTTAGAGGGGCATGAGGATAAGGTCTATTACGCTCCACCTCCCCTGGGACGACGACTACTCCATAGTGGCCAAGTTTAAACAAGCCGCCGAGGAGTTAAACCCGGCCACTGTGAGAGTCTCAATTTCGCCCCCTCCGCCGAGGGCCGCCGAGAGGGCTGTGGCAAAGCTGAGAGACATGGGCATAAACTACATATCCGCGCTCCACCTCTACTACAGCGCCGAGGAGGTGTACAAATACGTCGCGGAATACGGAGTCTTTGCGTCATTTACAGACGTGGGAGAGTACCTCAAGTTCCTAAAGACAATATACGACAAGGGGGAGGCCCACCTATCGAGATACGTCTCACTACTGGCGGGGGGCCTGGTCTTCAACTCCCCATACTTCCCCGCCTCTATAACCACCAGGAGGGGAATCTCGCTCTCACTGCTCTACCCCAACGACATAAAGACGCTAAGCGACATAGAAGAGGCGTTAAAGAGGGGGGAGCAGTTGGGCATGTACATCTCCTCCGCCTTGGGCTTAGAATTCCTAGGCGTAGACGGCTCGCTCTCGCCGTGGGGCGAGGAGTCTGTGGCAAAGGCCGTGGAGCGCCTCTTTGGCATAAGGCTGGGCACGCCGGGCTCCCACTACGCGATCTGGCAGTTGAACAAGGCCATCAAAAGCGCGGAGGTGAAGAAGGTCGGCTTCAACGAGGTCATGCTACCACTGGCAGAAGACGAGGAACTAAAACGCTTGGTAAGAGCGGGGGCCCTCACGCTTAGAGATTTCGTAAGCTATACTGCCGTGTGCGTCCCAGGCCTAGACATGGCTCCCATAAGAGTCAAAGACTGGGATGCGCTAAAGCGCTTGTTGTACGACCTGGTGGCAATAGCCGAAGCGAAGGGGCGGCCAATAGGCGTAAGAATTTTCCCAGTGGACGACGAGGAATACGACGTGGCAGGATTTGGCAAAACCCCCGCGCTTAAGATTTGATTCCAATTACGTAGACCCCCTCTGGACACTTCAGCAAAAGCCCCTCCTCCACCTTGTACATGAGAGTCCTCGCCTGGAGCCCCCTCACAGAGTACAAGCCGTATTTAAGGTCGGGAGTTATGACGCCGACGACTCTCTTCACCTCGCCCCATTTAACCACCTCAATTTCACACTTCGACAAGTCGAGCGTAACTTCGTGGGGGAGCACCCAGGGGAAGTCAGGCGGCATTTTGACGTAAAGCACATCCCCCTCCACCCAGTACCCATACGGTTGAAAGACCAGCGTGCCCACGAAGTGGACGAGCGGAAGCCCAACCGGGATTAAGACTACCGCGTATAGGATGCGTAAAGTCGTCTTGTCAAGTGTGCCACGCCGCCTTGCTCTCTCTAGCAGAGCCACCACTAGCCCGAGCGAGAGCAAGAGAAGCGCCGTAGTGAGAATACCCATCCACGTTATTATACTGCTGGGCAAAACTGCCGTGGAGATTTCAACAGCAGGCATAGATAACAGACCTACCCCTCAGCCTTATCCATTCTTTACAGCCACAAGTTTTAACTACGAGGACTTCGTTGCCTTTCTTACTACAGCTGGCGTAGAAAGACCAAAGGCGCCACCCAGAGAGACAGACAACGCCGCGCGGCCCCTCCCCTCTCGCTTCTATAGAGGCGTCAAACGACGCCGTGCGCAAGGGGAAGCGAACGTAGAGCCTGCCCCCCTCGTACCTACACTCCACAGGCATCAACACAAGGGGCAGAAGCAGAACGGGAGCAATGACTACGGCTATGAGCCAGTGAGAAAACAACACCACGGCAACAATCCCACTCGCTAAGAGACCATAGACGACTATGAGATCCTTTTTGCACAGGGGCATAAGAGAGTAACTCTCCAAACAAAAAACTTTGTAGTGGTAACAAAGAAAAGGGTAACTGCGCTAGAGAAGGGGTTGCCTTATCTGCCGTATATCGTTTAAAAAGGAGAGAGCAAGGACTTTACGTATTCGCGTTTTTGTGCACAAAGAATATATCACACAACGTGTTAAGTCGGCGTGATTAGGCACCTCATGATGTCTCGCAAATATGTAAAATTGCTCCTCAGTGGGAAGAAGAGGAGCACTATTAGGCCTGGCGTGTTAAAAGTGGCGGAGAAGGTGTATATACACAGCGAGGGGCGCATTGTGGCAGTCGCCGAGGTGGAGGAGGTTGTATACAAGAGGGTTGGCGAGCTCACCGACGAGGATGCGCAGATAGACGGCTTCAGCAGCAGAGATGAGCTTGTGGCCTTTCTAAAGAGGCGCTACCCAGGGCTGAAGGACAGCTCCGTCGTCACAGTGATAAAATTTAGCAAGGTAGAGGAAGTAGACATGCCCGAGGACGCCCACTATGGCGGATTAACGCCGGTTGAAATAGCGACGTTGGCGTTGAACAAGCTGGAGCTCAGCAGGCGGGAGAGAGAGATCCTCAAGGCGGTGGTTGAGACCAAGAGCTTGAGGAAGGCCGCCCTAAAGCTCTTTGGAACAATAGAGAAACGGGGGGTTATCCGGAAAGTGCTAAGAAAAGCCGCGGCCAAGTTGATCAATGGAGGCCTGGAGGAGAAAAATAGAGACAATTAGGCAGCTGGAGGCCCTCCTCTCTCCCGAGGAGCGGAGAGAGGCCCTCCGCGACCACCACGCAAAGCGCCCGCCCAGGCCCTGCGGCATCACTATTCACACAGGCATAGGATGCCCGCTCGGCTGCGCCTACTGTTACATATACGACATGGGCTTCCCAGGCCGCGTCACGCCGTATCCGCTAAGCCCGCTCCAGATGGCTTTCGCCATAGCCTCCAACCCATATGTGGCGGTAGGCGAGTGGGGCTCGCTAGTAGCCGTCGGATCGGTCACAGAGCCGTTTCTGCCAGAGACCAGGGACTTGGCTCTGTCCTACATGGAGGCAATAGCCAAGTGGCTCGGCAACCCCATACAAGTCGCCACGAAGATGCCGCCCCCTCTAAAGCTGGCGGAGATTCAGAAGGGGCTAGACGTCCTCATAAGCGTCACAGACTTAAGCGGGAGGCTAGAGCCCAGGGCCCCGCCGCCTCTGGAGAGGCTGAGGGCAGGCGCAGAGCTTATAAGACGCGGCGCCCACGCCACACTGTTTGTGCGGCCGATCGTCCCCGGCGTCACGGACAGGGAAATAGAGAGGCTGTTAATAACGGCGAGGGAGCTGGGCTATCGGAGGGTCGTGTTTGGAACTCTGCGGGTCACCACTGGAATAGTGCGCCGGCTTAGGGCATTCGGCGTAGACGTGACGCCGTACGTCAAAAGACTTGACGAAAAGAGGCAGACGCCAATAAGGTTCCCCAAGGAGAAATTCGTGGCCATGGCGAGGGACTTGGGCTTTGAAGTCCTCCCCGCCTCCTGTGCGGCCAACGTGGCCGCACACGGCCAAGCATGCGCCCTCTGCCACTGGGGCCCCTGCGGAGACGTGAAGAAGCTGAAGGTGGAACAGAGAGAGGTGGAGGAGTACCTTGAGGCGAGGGGGTACAAGGCTAAGGTACATGTGGACGATGTCATACGCGTGTCCGCCAAGCTCTCAAAGGCGGACAAGACCTTTCTAGAACAGGCCACCCGCCTTAGGGTAGTGGAGGACAAGCGGCGTTAAAATCTGCCCGACAGCCTTTTCTGGGGGTTCGTGGGCCACAGGGTGAATGCCAGCTCTCCCGGCGCCTTCAGCATTAAGCTCGTCAAGACGGCCTCCACGAGCTCCGGCGAGACTCTCACATACTGGTCCACCGAGTCCAGCAGCTGGGGGTACCCCGTAACCGTGGAGGCGGTCGAGGCCAGGTAGCCCACCACGTTTTCTAAGCCGAGGTTTCCCAAGTCCAGCACCTCGGCCCGCACGGCCGTCCTACTGCCGGGGGGCTTGTAGTAAACCACTTCGACGTCGCCTAACAGGCGGAGGTGTGGGTACGCGGAGTTGGTTAACACCTTGTTGAAGTTTTCGTAGAACTCCCTCAGCCGCCTGCAGAGCCTCTCGGCCTTCTCCCCCCGCGCAGGCGCCTCGCTCCTGTAACACCTTAGAACCTCGTCGCGTAGCGCGCCCCCTTCACACTCTGCGTAGTGTATGGGGGCCCACTTGGGCAAGAGGTCGCGGAGTTTCCCAAGGGAGAAGTACTCCCCGGGGCTTAGCACAACTGACGCGGCCACTTTGTCGTTTACGGGGAGGCAGCGCCCGGCGGCCACGGACAAGTACTTAGACCTCACCCTCTTGGCCACGCCGACGACCGTCGCCCTACCCGCCTCGGCGGCGGCCAGCATGCGGTCTACAACTCGGTTTACCTCCTCGTACTTCCCGCCCCTGACGGCTAAATTGTACGGCAGGGGGTGAATGGCAATGTCTCCGTCGAGGAGGAGGACGTCGAAGTTCTTTTTCCCCCTTGCCCTAGCCTCCAAGAGGCGTGCGGCAAGTCTTCTCTCCAGCAGTGAGGCAAATCGAGATATGTCCCCCTCCCTAGAGTCGCTGAAGTAGAGCGTGCCCGAGAGAAAGCGGTCTTGCGCCCCATTCACCACGCCCACATATCCATATGCCACCACGGTGAAGATCCCGCCCACGAGCTCCAGAGGCGGCGAGCCGTAGGAGGAGTCCACCGCATATGCGGAGAACTGCTTGCCGCCGCTTATGGCCCTTATCTCAAGCGCCTGCCTCAGCGCCTTTAGCTCCTCCGCGACGCGCTCCAGCTTGGCGATTTTCTCGACGTACTTCTCCATGTCGTGTCTAAGCGCGGCCAGTAGATCGGGCTCAAGCCAGTAGTCAAGGGTGTCGGGCCCCTCGTACATGTCACAAGCCAGGTAGCGCGTTTATATAGCGCATAGCTACGCCACCTCTTTTACTCTCAGTAGCACAGGTCTTCTGAGGGGGTTCATGAGGCCAGCCACGAAGAAGTCGCGGGGCTGCAGCTGTGTGAGAACGCTCTCGTTTACGTCGGCGATGTCTAAGTACGTGGAAATCTCTCTCACGTCGGTGGGGGCAGTGAGGCGGGAGAAGAATATTGTGCCCAAGTTGGCCCTTATAGATGGGTCAATGTCGCCCACGATCCTCTGGCTGGCCAAAACCACCGAGAGGCCCCACTTCCTGCCCTCCCTCACCGTGGTCTCAATGACGTCCTTAGAAAGCGTCCACGTCTGCGGGGCGTAGTTCTGAGCCTCGTCAATTACAAACACGATGTTGGCCGGGGCCTTCTCCCTCTTCACCCTCTCCCACGCCGTCTCCATAACGGAGGCCACAATCGCCTGCTTCACCGATATGTCTGTGTCATAGCTCAAGTCCACCACCACGGGGTTTGCACCAAGGCCTAAGACCTCCTCTGGCTCCTTAACCCTGGCGTTAAGCTCCTCGAAGAAGAGACTGTCCACCAGTTGCCTCAGATAGAGCTCTGCCTTCTCCACCGTGGAGTCTCGCGCGTTCAGCCTCTTCATAGTCCGCTTGAGGTGGGCAATAAAGGCGTCTTTTCCCCACCGGCCCTCGTATGTCATCGCGGCAATCTCTATATACTCGCCGTAGGTCTGCCAAGGCAACTGCGCCACCTTCGCGATCACAGACGCCAAGATGTTGGCCGGTATCTTGACCTCAGACGACTTAACCGCCGCCTCGTAATAGGGGGCATAGTCCACCCCCGTGTGGTCGAAAATCACGACACGGTAGCCCTTGCCCACTAGCTCATTTACCAGCGCCCTCACAAGCCTCGACTTCCCCATGCCAGTGGCGCCGAACACCCCCACGTGGTGCGTTACATACCTAGCGTCGAGGGGGAGGGGCCACCCAGAGTACTTATGGTGGCCGACATAGATGTAGTCGCCCTTAAACACGTCGCCGAGAGTCGAGGCGTCTAGCACATACACCTTCGAGCCAGGCGTGACCACATGGGAAACCTCGCCCACGGCGCCCCCCCTAATGGTGACGTAGGGCTTGACTATGGCCGTGGTGTAGGGGAGGAGGATCCCATAGTCCACCATCTCAGGCCGGTCCACATAGGGCGTCCGCACCCTATCCCTCACAACGGGCTCCAGCTTGGTAATCCTCCTGAGAAATCCCACCACGAGCTCGCCCGGATTCTCCCTGTCCACCACGCCGACAAGCTGCTCCTCAACCGCGTAGCGCTCTGCCGCGCGGTAGATTTGAACCGGAATTGACCCGACAGTGGCGCCGCTTACCACAAACCCAATCTCGATCATAGGTACACCTCCAGCTCCACTCGGTCGCCATCTTTCAACCCTAGCACGTCTCGGACGCGGACAGGCGCAATGAACTCAATCACGTCGACGGGGTGGTGAGTACGCTCTGGCATCACCACTGCGCCCTCCACGTCTGCCAGCCTAGCCCTAAACGCCTTCACAGCGCCGTACGTCCTCATACCGTTTGTAAACCCCGGTATGTGAATGCCGGGGAGGCCGTCGAGGTACCTCCTATGTGCCAGAGACTGGGGCTCCAGCTTTATGTTCAAAGTGCCGGGGTATGGGGTAAAGCCCAGCTCTCTCTCAATCGCCCTTCTGTAGCCCTCCAGCGACATGTAGAAAGCCCCCTCGCCGAGCCCCGTCACCACTCTTCCCACGAGCTTAATAGAAGCTATGTCAAAGTAGCGGAGAAGGTTGCGCAAGACTATGCTTAACGCGTCGCGGCCCTTCTGAGTAAGCTTTATGACAGGCCCCTCAGACAAATAGCCGGCTTCCCTTAGCGCTTTCACGGCCTTATACGCGCCCTGCCTAGACATACAGAGCCTCTTTGCCGCCTCTCCCACAGGCAAGCCCTCTACAGAGGCAAAAGCTATGAGGTCGGCCAGCGTCTTTCTCTCACAGTAGAGCTCTGTCACAGCGCATACTTCTCCACTATTTTTAAAATAGTCGTGTACAACGTCGCCTTAGCTAAGTCTGCCAACACCTCTACCCTATTCACAGCCTCGGCCAAGTCTCTCCCCACGGCCACCACGCCGTGTCTCTTCAACACAGCCACGTTGCTGTGGATAAGCGCCTCGGCCGCCGCCTCCGCGAGCTCCCTCGTGCCCGGCTTTATATACGGCACAACAGCCACGCCAGAGCCCAGATAGGCCTCGGCCTCCGACAAGGCAGAGGCGTCTATCCTCTCGGCCAACACAGTGGGCAACACGTCGTGCGTATGAACCACAGCCCCCACGTCCTGCCGCCTCTTGTACACCTCCACGTGGAGCCTCCACTCGCTAGTCGGCCTCAGCCTACCCTTCACCACTTCGCCGGAGAGGTTTATCCACACCAAGTCCTCGGGCGTCAAGAAGGGCTTCGGCCAATTCGTCGGCGTAATGAGGATTAAGTCCCCGCTCTTGGCCGAGACGTTGCCAGACAAAAGCGTTATGTGCCCCCTCTCGTACAACAGCCTTACGTACCGTAGAAACTCCTCCTCCATTAGGGCAGAGGGCCGAGACCAATCTTCTCCCGATACTCGTTGTACTTGGCCACCACTTCGGCGTACCACCTCTCGATGTCTGCCTTGCTCTGCGGGTAGCGTAAGTACAAGTCGCCGATCTCCTTTGCGTATTGGACAGAGGTGGAGAGCTTCTTGAGGAGGCCGGGCCTGCCGATGAACTGCATCATAATCTTAAACTTGTCCAAGAGGGAGAGGTCTGTCCCCTTCGCGGCTAGGTGGTATATCTCATCCTCGTTCAGGATCTTCCTCGACAAGCCGAAGTTCAAGTCGTCGTTGTCCAACGTCTGCAACATCAGCCTCAACACGTCCAACTGAGCCTGCCTATACCCCCACTCCCTCATGTACGCCACGTTGTACTCCCACAGCGAGTCCTCCGAAAAGTCGCCTCTGGCGAAGGCCTTCTCAATGGTCCTCGAGGCGAGCTCCGCGGTCAGAAGGGCTTGCCCAATGCCTCCGCCGTGGATGGGGTTTACGGCGGCCGCGGCGTCGCCTAGGGCAACAATGCCGTTGCCCACGAGGGACTTAAGCGGCCTCCTCGTAGGTATAAAGCCTCCTCCAATGTGGTACTTCTCTCTCACCTTGAACCTGGGCAATATGTACTTCTCGTAGTGGGCCCTGGGGTTGAGCTTGAGGACGCCCCATATGCCGAGCCCCACGTTCAACATGGTGCTACTCCTCGGGAAAATCCACCAGTAGCCGCCGGGCGCCACCACCATGTCGAGGTATATCTTGATGTACTGAGGCCGTTCGTGCTCGTCCTCCGTGTATACAATCTCCCTGTAGGCGTGGGAGACGTCCTCTGGGTGCAACGGCTCTGAGATAAGCCACCCACTCAGCTTCGTCCTAAGCACCGCCGCAGAGCCCGTGGAGTCCACCACCACCCTCGCCCTAAACTCCTTGGTCGAGCCCGTCCTCCTCTCCACCGCCTTGACCCCCACGACGCTTCCGTTTTCCACGATCGGCGCAGTGGCCGTGTGGCCCTCAAACAAAGTCGCCCCAGCCCTCACGGCCTCCTCTATAAGCCACTTGCCCCAGCCAAAACGGTCCAGCACGTAGCCCTCCCCCCTTATCAAGAGCCTAGTCCTCTCGTCGGGGCTTATGAGCTCCACGCCCTCTATCTTGTTCTGAAACACCCTGGGGTTAGGCGTTAGGTGCCTAGACATGCGCTCCACGTGGTGTAGCCCAAGCCCATCGCCGCAGGTCTTTACACCCAGCTCGTTGCCACTTTTAGACTCGAGGAGCGCCACCTTAAACCCTGCCTTGGCCAAGAGATAGGAGATGTAGGAGCCGGCGGTGCCCGCTCCAGCCACCACTACATCGAAATTTTCACTGGACATGCAGAGTAAAGACCTTGGTATATAAAAAACTTTAGAGTTTCAACACGTCGCCTGGCTTCATCACGTACACCTTGGCCCGCGTCACAGCCTCCACCCGCGCCTTGAAGTCCTCCGGATCCTGCCTTATGAGCGGGAAGGTGTTGTAGTGCATAGGCACGACCCTCCTCGGCCTCAACAGCTGCACCGCAATGGCCGCCTCGCGTGGGCCCATGGTAAAGACGCTGCCAATGGGTAGAAGCGCCACATCTATGTCATACAACTCGCCTATCAGCTCCATGTCTCTAAACAGCGCCGTGTCCCCCGCGTGGTAAACCGTGCCCTCAGGCGTCGCTATCACGAAGCCAGACGGTGCGCCCCTATTCGCAGTATGAAGCGCTGGCGTCATGTAGACCTCCACCCCATCGCCGAGCTTAATAGTGCCCCCAATGTTCATAGGCATAGTCTGCGCCTCGGGAATCCCCTTCTCCGCCACCTCGAGGGTAAGCTCGTAAGTCCCCACAACGGGAGCCCCCGTCGCCTTGGCAATATCCACAGACTCGCCCAAGTGGTCAAAGTGGTCGTGGGTAATCAAGATATGCGTCGGCTTCGCCGCGGCCACCTCCTGAGGAGAGGCCGGGGACAGAGGGTTAGAGACCCAGGGATCTATCAACAACTTAAGCGACGCGGCCTCCACCATAAACGCCGAATGCCCAAACCACTTGATCTGCATAACCGTAGAACTGTGCGGGTTATTAACTCTTCTGCGCCCGCGCGATATAACCCTGCAGTTGTTGCGCGGCGACGTTTACCCCCTCTTCTGAAGATCCAGCCTAATGGCGCCTCTGTGGGGGGCGAAGATTTTCACAGAGAAGTACCTCTCAAGCTCTCTTACCACCTCCACAAGCGCTCTGAACTCCATGGGCTTTACCAGGTAGATCTTTAGGTGGTACAGGCCGGTGGCAGGCGCGTAGCTGTACTTGACATATTTCACATAGCCGGCCCCCACCCTTTTCACCACCTCAACAGCTCTCTCCAGCTCTTTCACAAGGCAGAAACTTTGCCGTGTTTAAAAATACTGGTCAATCCTCGCGGCGAATATAGACTCCAGGAAGGCCCTCAGCTCCACCGCGCCCTCGTACTCCTCCCTCCCCACCCTAGCAGTGGGCTTCACCACCTTCCAAGGGCCACGGCCAAATTTCACGAGAATAAACGCCTCTCCCCCCGCCCTCTCTGCAAATTTGACAAGCTTCTCCAACTTCTCCTCCTCAATCCTAACCGCTGTGTACTTAGACCGGTACTTCACCTCAAACACCAAGACCCTCCCCCTGCAGATGGCCACTATGTCGGGGACATACCTCTTCCTAACCCCCGCCCCCGAAGAACAGCCGCGCAGCACAGCGCACCCCCGCTCCCAGAGGTAATTCGCCAACTCTCTCTCCTTCGCCGAGCCCTTACGCTTGACACTCATAGAACCTCAACCTCTTTATACACCTCACAGGCCAGCCGCTCCACTAGGCCGCACTTTTCACAGTCGCACCGCACCTTGCCCCTGACGATGAGCTCCACGAGGCGCGGGTCAAAGCCGCGGGCATCTAACACCACGCCGTCGACGGCGTACCCCCTCAGCCTCTCCAGCTCACCCCGGGTTCTCACATAGTACAGCCCCGGCCCCCTGTACTCAGGACCTATGTATATAGGCACAAGCCCCCGCCCGCGGAGCGGCAACCCCCAAAGATATATAACGAGGTCAGGCCTCAGCTCTCTCGCAAGCGCGATCCAAAGCCGCCCCCTAGACTTTACAACGACGCCGCGCGTCGCAGTTCTAAGGGCCATGTAGAGACAACGCAAGTCCTCTCCCACAAGCGGCAGTACCCTGCCGTCAAAAGCCTCACAAGTAGGGACAATCTGGGGGATTTCTACATCTAGCAACTTGTCAGTGTACAGCAGAATCACATCTCCTCTTCTTCCTCTTCTTCCTCTCCTCCGCCTTCCTCTATGTACAATACGCCAAGCTCCTTCAGCTGGTTATACAACTTCTGCACCGCCGTGGCCACATCCTTCTCAGACTTGGCCCCCGTACAGACAATTTTGCCTGACCCAAATATAAGTATGACAACCCTAGGCGACGACATTCTATAAATAAGTCCTGGGAACTGCTCTGGCTCGTACATTGCATTTTCAAGCATAAACACAGCTTGTTCTAGATCTACTTCAGCGTGTAAGTTGCCGCTTGCCACAATGTTCTGAATCTGGACCTCTGGGTCAAAGGGGACCTCGGCCCCGTGGTCATTCAAAAGCTTCACCAAAGCCCTAACGGCGTTTTTCAAATCCTCCTCGTTCTTCGCCCCCGTACACACCATTTTCCCAGTGCGAAAAATCAAAGCGGAGATTCTGGGCTTGGTGAGTCTGAGGATTAACCCGGGGAATTGGTCTGGATTGTATTCGGCCATGGGGAGTCTCTCTGCCAGACTCTCTAGGTCTAGCTCTACGCCTAGGTTAACCGTCGCCACTATGTTCTCAATGCGGTAAGAAGGGCCCTTAGAAGACATACGTGGATTTAAATACCTCTATTTAAATATGCACCACTGAGAATAGCAAGTATTTAAACACGTGAGAAACGACACTCGATGGGTGGGAAGAAGAGACCCACTTTAAGCCAGTTGGCTAAGAAGGCTGAGAAAGAGAAAGCTCAGCCGCAGCAGCAAAAGAGTAAGAAGGAGGTGAAGAAGGAGGAGGCTCCTGCTAAGAGGACTATACAAACGTTAGACGAGAAGGTGTTCCAGACCATTGCCAAGGAGGTGCAGTCTCTCAAGGCGGTGACTCCCTACGAGATTGCCACTAAGTACGGCATAAAGATGTCGCTGGCGTTCAAAGTACTGCGGGCTTTGAGAGACAGGGGGGACCTAGTCCTAGTGGCTAAGGGGCACCGCACAGAGGTGTATGTGCCAAAGAGGAGCTAAAGCGGTGTCCCCCCTCTTTTCACCAACTTCTTCAAGTTGACTACCCCCTCTTCTTTCATCTCCACCACGTCTATCCCCCTTAAGATTTCAAGTGCGGTTCTAACGACGCGGGGATCTGCCTTGGCCTTTCTAGCCACGTCTTCTATAAGCCTTAAGACTCCGACGCTTGGATATACAGAGAGGTAGTCTAAAATGCCTGCCAACACGGCGTCGGCTCTCTCTCCGTCTACCTTGGCCTCTCGGGCCAGTATAGACACTAACTCCTCCCACCTCACCCCAGGCCTTGCCTCGCCCGTTGGTAGTGGTTTCTTTGTCTCAGTCTGAGGCGGTGGCTCTTTTGCCTCTTTCTTCTCTGTCTCAACTTTTGCAACGGGGGGCGGCGTGGCGGGCTTTTGTTCTTTCTGCTCTGTCTTAGCGGCCGTAGGTCTCTGCGCCCTTTGCTCTGTCTTGGTGGTGGGCCTCTGCTTTGTGCTGGCGCTTGTCTGCGGCTTTGGGGCGAGGATTATTGACTCTGCGAGTTGTAAGACAACGTTTCCAAACACAACCTCGGGGCCTGTTGCCAGGCATCCGGTCTTTGCGCATATTATGGTCTTTGCCAATGTGCCGAGTAGGTCTTCTTTGACTTTCCCCGCCTTGTATAGCTCAGAGATCACAACTATTTCTGCGCGTTAAAAAATTAAGCCTCTTTAACTTCTACAAGTCTCCAGTAGGCAATTTTTCCCCTCTTTACCTCTTTTACTACGTTTTCCTTCTCAAGTAGCTTGAGTATGTAAAAGATCTGGGAGTGCGTAAGCCCCGTGAGTTGGATGAGGCGGCTGGTGGTAAGTTCGCCGTACGTCTTAAGAAGCTCGACTACCTGTTCTTTGCGTTCATGCACCTTGTCTGTCTGCCTCCGCGGCATGTAAAAATATGTGGAGGTATTTTTCTGCCTACGCTAAAAAA contains:
- the hjc gene encoding Holliday junction resolvase Hjc encodes the protein MSVKRKGSAKERELANYLWERGCAVLRGCSSGAGVRKRYVPDIVAICRGRVLVFEVKYRSKYTAVRIEEEKLEKLVKFAERAGGEAFILVKFGRGPWKVVKPTARVGREEYEGAVELRAFLESIFAARIDQYF
- a CDS encoding TATA-box-binding protein produces the protein MSSKGPSYRIENIVATVNLGVELDLESLAERLPMAEYNPDQFPGLILRLTKPRISALIFRTGKMVCTGAKNEEDLKNAVRALVKLLNDHGAEVPFDPEVQIQNIVASGNLHAEVDLEQAVFMLENAMYEPEQFPGLIYRMSSPRVVILIFGSGKIVCTGAKSEKDVATAVQKLYNQLKELGVLYIEEGGGEEEEEEEEM
- a CDS encoding 30S ribosomal protein S25e; amino-acid sequence: MGGKKRPTLSQLAKKAEKEKAQPQQQKSKKEVKKEEAPAKRTIQTLDEKVFQTIAKEVQSLKAVTPYEIATKYGIKMSLAFKVLRALRDRGDLVLVAKGHRTEVYVPKRS
- a CDS encoding FaeA/PapI family transcriptional regulator, encoding MPRRQTDKVHERKEQVVELLKTYGELTTSRLIQLTGLTHSQIFYILKLLEKENVVKEVKRGKIAYWRLVEVKEA